One genomic region from Hemiscyllium ocellatum isolate sHemOce1 chromosome 13, sHemOce1.pat.X.cur, whole genome shotgun sequence encodes:
- the slc2a2 gene encoding solute carrier family 2, facilitated glucose transporter member 2 isoform X3 has translation MGKISADSQSGKEVTGLLLLSVFAAVLGSLQFGYGLGVINAPQAIIEKHYAHILNIDQNETMATNLTQSPNPIKDRRIIIYWTVSVSIFCIGGMFSSFFVGCLADRLGRLKSMLAINILAIVGALLMGLAKFGPSHILIITGRAITGIYCGLSSGLVPMYVGEISPTRLRGALGTMHQLAIVTGILLSQVFGLSFLLGNERLWPAILGLSGVPALLQTILLPFCPESPRYLYIKLGREDAARKNLKRLLQISNTDKYIEEMKKEKEEIQKEKKVSVAQLFCSSNYRQPLTVALMLHISQQLSGINAIFYYSTSIFRQAGLSHPVYATIGVGVVNIIFTVVSVFLVEHAGRRSLYIIGLAGMCSCAFLMTVGLVFQHNFTWMSYLSMSAIFIFVAFFEIGPGPIPWFIVAELFRQGARPAAITIAGFCNWTSNFIVGMCFPYIATLLIIRETA, from the exons GAAGTGACAGGATTGCTGCTTCTCTCTGTCTTTGCAGCAGTGCTTGGCTCATTACAATTTGGTTATGGACTCGGTGTTATCAATGCACCCCAGGCG ATTATTGAGAAACATTATGCTCACATCCTCAACATTGACCAGAATGAGACAATGGCCACCAATCTCACACAATCACCCAACCCAATCAAAGATCGCAGAATCATCATTTATTGGactgtttctgtctccatctTCTGTATCGGTGGaatgttttcttcattttttGTTGGATGTCTAGCAGACAGGTTGGGCAG ACTGAAGTCTATGTTAGCTATAAATatccttgcaatagttggtgCCCTTCTCATGGGATTGGCCAAATTTGGCCCATCGCACATCCTCATCATTACAGGACGGGCTATCACTGGAATTTATTGCG GGCTGTCTTCAGGATTGGTACCCATGTATGTCGGAGAGATCTCACCCACCAGGTTGCGAGGGGCACTGGGCACCATGCATCAATTAGCCATCGTCACGGGTATCCTCCTCAGCCAG GTGTTTGGCTTATCGTTCCTGCTAGGTAATGAGCGGTTGTGGCCTGCAATTCTTGGCCTTTCAGGTGTGCCAGCCCTTCTACAGACCATCCTGCTGCCCTTCTGTCCTGAAAGTCCTCGCTACCTCTACATAAAACTCGGAAGAGAAGATGCAGCAAGGAAAA ATTTGAAAAGATTGCTGCAGATATCTAACACTGACAAGTACATTGAAGAGATGAAGAAGGAGAAGGAGGAAATCCAGAAAGAGAAGAAGGTGTCCGTGGCACAGCTGTTTTGCTCTTCCAACTACAGACAGCCCCTCACTGTTGCCTTGATGCTGCACATATCCCAGCAATTATCTGGAATTAATGCA ATATTCTACTATTCCACATCTATTTTCAGACAGGCTGGTTTATCACACCCTGTGTACGCTACCATCGGGGTTGGAGTGGTCAACATCATCTTCACTGTGGTTTCA GTCTTCCTGGTGGAGCATGCTGGCCGTCGGTCTCTCTACATCATAGGCCTGGCAGGGATGTGCAGCTGTGCATTTCTAATGACAGTCGGGCTAGTTTTCCAG CACAATTTCACCTGGATGAGCTACCTGAGCATGTCAGCTATCTTTATCTTCGTAGCCTTCTTCGAGATTGGACCAGGCCCGATCCCTTGGTTCATTGTAGCTGAGTTATTTCGGCAAGGGGCACGGCCAGCTGCTATAACCATTGCGGGTTTCTGCAATTGGACCTCTAATTTCATCGTGGGAATGTGCTTCCCATACATTGCG
- the slc2a2 gene encoding solute carrier family 2, facilitated glucose transporter member 2 isoform X4, with product MGKISADSQSGKEVTGLLLLSVFAAVLGSLQFGYGLGVINAPQAIIEKHYAHILNIDQNETMATNLTQSPNPIKDRRIIIYWTVSVSIFCIGGMFSSFFVGCLADRLGRLKSMLAINILAIVGALLMGLAKFGPSHILIITGRAITGIYCGLSSGLVPMYVGEISPTRLRGALGTMHQLAIVTGILLSQVFGLSFLLGNERLWPAILGLSGVPALLQTILLPFCPESPRYLYIKLGREDAARKNLKRLLQISNTDKYIEEMKKEKEEIQKEKKVSVAQLFCSSNYRQPLTVALMLHISQQLSGINAIFYYSTSIFRQAGLSHPVYATIGVGVVNIIFTVVSVFLVEHAGRRSLYIIGLAGMCSCAFLMTVGLVFQHNFTWMSYLSMSAIFIFVAFFEIGPGPIPWFIVAELFRQGARPAAITIAGFCNWTSNFIVGMCFPYIAARMP from the exons GAAGTGACAGGATTGCTGCTTCTCTCTGTCTTTGCAGCAGTGCTTGGCTCATTACAATTTGGTTATGGACTCGGTGTTATCAATGCACCCCAGGCG ATTATTGAGAAACATTATGCTCACATCCTCAACATTGACCAGAATGAGACAATGGCCACCAATCTCACACAATCACCCAACCCAATCAAAGATCGCAGAATCATCATTTATTGGactgtttctgtctccatctTCTGTATCGGTGGaatgttttcttcattttttGTTGGATGTCTAGCAGACAGGTTGGGCAG ACTGAAGTCTATGTTAGCTATAAATatccttgcaatagttggtgCCCTTCTCATGGGATTGGCCAAATTTGGCCCATCGCACATCCTCATCATTACAGGACGGGCTATCACTGGAATTTATTGCG GGCTGTCTTCAGGATTGGTACCCATGTATGTCGGAGAGATCTCACCCACCAGGTTGCGAGGGGCACTGGGCACCATGCATCAATTAGCCATCGTCACGGGTATCCTCCTCAGCCAG GTGTTTGGCTTATCGTTCCTGCTAGGTAATGAGCGGTTGTGGCCTGCAATTCTTGGCCTTTCAGGTGTGCCAGCCCTTCTACAGACCATCCTGCTGCCCTTCTGTCCTGAAAGTCCTCGCTACCTCTACATAAAACTCGGAAGAGAAGATGCAGCAAGGAAAA ATTTGAAAAGATTGCTGCAGATATCTAACACTGACAAGTACATTGAAGAGATGAAGAAGGAGAAGGAGGAAATCCAGAAAGAGAAGAAGGTGTCCGTGGCACAGCTGTTTTGCTCTTCCAACTACAGACAGCCCCTCACTGTTGCCTTGATGCTGCACATATCCCAGCAATTATCTGGAATTAATGCA ATATTCTACTATTCCACATCTATTTTCAGACAGGCTGGTTTATCACACCCTGTGTACGCTACCATCGGGGTTGGAGTGGTCAACATCATCTTCACTGTGGTTTCA GTCTTCCTGGTGGAGCATGCTGGCCGTCGGTCTCTCTACATCATAGGCCTGGCAGGGATGTGCAGCTGTGCATTTCTAATGACAGTCGGGCTAGTTTTCCAG CACAATTTCACCTGGATGAGCTACCTGAGCATGTCAGCTATCTTTATCTTCGTAGCCTTCTTCGAGATTGGACCAGGCCCGATCCCTTGGTTCATTGTAGCTGAGTTATTTCGGCAAGGGGCACGGCCAGCTGCTATAACCATTGCGGGTTTCTGCAATTGGACCTCTAATTTCATCGTGGGAATGTGCTTCCCATACATTGCG
- the slc2a2 gene encoding solute carrier family 2, facilitated glucose transporter member 2 isoform X2: MGKISADSQSGKEVTGLLLLSVFAAVLGSLQFGYGLGVINAPQAIIEKHYAHILNIDQNETMATNLTQSPNPIKDRRIIIYWTVSVSIFCIGGMFSSFFVGCLADRLGRLKSMLAINILAIVGALLMGLAKFGPSHILIITGRAITGIYCGLSSGLVPMYVGEISPTRLRGALGTMHQLAIVTGILLSQVFGLSFLLGNERLWPAILGLSGVPALLQTILLPFCPESPRYLYIKLGREDAARKNLKRLLQISNTDKYIEEMKKEKEEIQKEKKVSVAQLFCSSNYRQPLTVALMLHISQQLSGINAIFYYSTSIFRQAGLSHPVYATIGVGVVNIIFTVVSVFLVEHAGRRSLYIIGLAGMCSCAFLMTVGLVFQHNFTWMSYLSMSAIFIFVAFFEIGPGPIPWFIVAELFRQGARPAAITIAGFCNWTSNFIVGMCFPYIAICSFLPNHSEEGSHWIQNVNFGWNFPLP, from the exons GAAGTGACAGGATTGCTGCTTCTCTCTGTCTTTGCAGCAGTGCTTGGCTCATTACAATTTGGTTATGGACTCGGTGTTATCAATGCACCCCAGGCG ATTATTGAGAAACATTATGCTCACATCCTCAACATTGACCAGAATGAGACAATGGCCACCAATCTCACACAATCACCCAACCCAATCAAAGATCGCAGAATCATCATTTATTGGactgtttctgtctccatctTCTGTATCGGTGGaatgttttcttcattttttGTTGGATGTCTAGCAGACAGGTTGGGCAG ACTGAAGTCTATGTTAGCTATAAATatccttgcaatagttggtgCCCTTCTCATGGGATTGGCCAAATTTGGCCCATCGCACATCCTCATCATTACAGGACGGGCTATCACTGGAATTTATTGCG GGCTGTCTTCAGGATTGGTACCCATGTATGTCGGAGAGATCTCACCCACCAGGTTGCGAGGGGCACTGGGCACCATGCATCAATTAGCCATCGTCACGGGTATCCTCCTCAGCCAG GTGTTTGGCTTATCGTTCCTGCTAGGTAATGAGCGGTTGTGGCCTGCAATTCTTGGCCTTTCAGGTGTGCCAGCCCTTCTACAGACCATCCTGCTGCCCTTCTGTCCTGAAAGTCCTCGCTACCTCTACATAAAACTCGGAAGAGAAGATGCAGCAAGGAAAA ATTTGAAAAGATTGCTGCAGATATCTAACACTGACAAGTACATTGAAGAGATGAAGAAGGAGAAGGAGGAAATCCAGAAAGAGAAGAAGGTGTCCGTGGCACAGCTGTTTTGCTCTTCCAACTACAGACAGCCCCTCACTGTTGCCTTGATGCTGCACATATCCCAGCAATTATCTGGAATTAATGCA ATATTCTACTATTCCACATCTATTTTCAGACAGGCTGGTTTATCACACCCTGTGTACGCTACCATCGGGGTTGGAGTGGTCAACATCATCTTCACTGTGGTTTCA GTCTTCCTGGTGGAGCATGCTGGCCGTCGGTCTCTCTACATCATAGGCCTGGCAGGGATGTGCAGCTGTGCATTTCTAATGACAGTCGGGCTAGTTTTCCAG CACAATTTCACCTGGATGAGCTACCTGAGCATGTCAGCTATCTTTATCTTCGTAGCCTTCTTCGAGATTGGACCAGGCCCGATCCCTTGGTTCATTGTAGCTGAGTTATTTCGGCAAGGGGCACGGCCAGCTGCTATAACCATTGCGGGTTTCTGCAATTGGACCTCTAATTTCATCGTGGGAATGTGCTTCCCATACATTGCG